In Cicer arietinum cultivar CDC Frontier isolate Library 1 chromosome 7, Cicar.CDCFrontier_v2.0, whole genome shotgun sequence, a single window of DNA contains:
- the LOC101515615 gene encoding uncharacterized protein, which yields MNNNNITCITRNNSNNNNTTQACAACKYQRRKCAPDCILAPYFPHDKQRQFLNAHKLFGVSNINKIIKYLDPPLKDQAMRTIIFQSDMRANDPVGGCYKYIQDLQAQIEYCKAELDLVHQQLALFRAQAQQQQQVYGGDQVIMNGDSLLGFYNQGSIVSANNPHYQYNIQQMVPQQEQEQYLMMHESNSSIHNSPLQQHINSWAMQSSISLSSLSLHGQSSNASDEYDHKQILDIPCDERNELGFDSREILHHSDEAILFKIDDGMIKAEDDYIQQAQVQAQDHDLKGAATLFTLTNCTS from the exons atgaacaacaacaacattacTTGCATCACAAGaaacaacagcaacaacaataaCACGACTCAAGCTTGTGCTGCATGTAAATACCAACGTAGAAAATGTGCACCTGATTGCATATTAGCACCTTATTTCCCTCATGATAAACAAAGACAATTCCTTAATGCTCATAAATTATTTGGTGTAAGTaacattaacaaaattattaaatatcttGATCCTCCTCTTAAGGATCAAGCGATGCGAACGATCATTTTTCAATCCGATATGCGTGCTAACGACCCGGTTGGTGGTTGTTACAAATACATTCAAGATCTACAAGCTCAGATTGAATATTGTAAAGCAGAACTTGATCTTGTTCATCAACAACTTGCTCTTTTTAGAGCTCAagctcaacaacaacaacaagttTATGGCGGTGATCAAGTTATTATGAATGGTGATTCATTGTTAGGTTTCTATAATCAAGGATCTATTGTTTCTGCTAATAATCCTCATTATCAATACAACATTCAACAAATGGTGCCTCAACAGGAACAGGAACAATATCTTATGATGCATGAGAGTAATAGTAGTATTCATAATTCTCCTTTGCAACAACATATTAATAGTTGGGCTATGCAAAGCTCTATTTCCCTCTCTTCTTTGTCATTGCATGGCCAGAGTAGTAATGCTAGTGATGAATATGATCATAAGCAAATTCTTGATATACCTTGTGATGAAAGAAATGAATTAGGATTCGACTCGAGAGAAATTCTTCACCACAG TGAtgaagcaattttgtttaagaTAGACGATGGAATGATCAAAGCAGAGGATGATTACATCCAACAAGCTCAAGTACAAGCTCAAGATCATGATCTGAAAGGTGCAGCAACATTGTTTACTCTCACAAATTGTACTAGTTGA